In a single window of the Paenibacillus sp. MMS20-IR301 genome:
- a CDS encoding AraC family transcriptional regulator has product MIEILNGAKETVSYREHFGIRIYLNREADNYPIHWHTAAEVIMPLENTYSAVVDDTQIVLNPGDILIIPPGELHQLFAPETGRRIIMQFDCTLLYHLNGLDSTFHLLRPYITITPQQGKDLHGALKPLLIELTEEYFSPSLLKEASAYAMLIQFFVILGRNFMGLERRFPHRKNQQQQHKYIDKLLEVCNYINDHCTEEIQVETLAELAGFSKFHFMRLFKQFMGMSYYNYLNEHRIMFAEKLLIDPNLSIIEVAMSSGFGSLPTFNRVFKSYKKCTPSEYKLLHGVHKPLD; this is encoded by the coding sequence ATGATTGAAATTCTGAACGGCGCCAAGGAGACCGTGTCTTACCGGGAACATTTCGGAATTCGCATCTATTTGAACCGGGAAGCTGATAATTATCCCATCCATTGGCATACGGCGGCTGAAGTGATTATGCCGCTCGAGAACACTTATTCGGCGGTCGTCGATGATACCCAGATCGTTCTGAATCCGGGCGACATTCTCATTATCCCTCCGGGCGAATTGCATCAGCTGTTTGCCCCGGAAACGGGCAGACGGATCATCATGCAGTTCGACTGCACGCTTCTCTATCATCTGAACGGGCTGGATTCCACCTTCCACCTGCTTCGGCCATATATCACCATTACGCCACAACAAGGCAAGGATCTGCATGGCGCATTGAAGCCGCTGCTGATTGAACTGACGGAGGAGTACTTCAGCCCTTCGCTGCTTAAGGAAGCCTCCGCTTACGCCATGCTGATTCAGTTTTTTGTTATTCTCGGCCGGAATTTCATGGGTCTGGAGCGCCGCTTCCCCCACCGGAAAAACCAGCAGCAGCAGCATAAATACATTGATAAGCTGCTGGAAGTGTGCAATTACATCAATGATCACTGCACAGAAGAAATCCAAGTTGAAACACTGGCCGAACTGGCCGGTTTCAGTAAATTCCACTTTATGCGTTTGTTCAAACAATTTATGGGCATGTCCTACTACAACTATCTCAACGAGCATCGCATCATGTTTGCGGAGAAATTGCTGATCGATCCGAATCTGTCGATTATAGAGGTCGCCATGAGTTCAGGCTTCGGCAGTCTGCCTACCTTCAACCGCGTATTCAAGAGCTACAAGAAATGCACACCTTCGGAATACAAATTATTGCATGGAGTCCATAAGCCTCTTGATTGA
- a CDS encoding glycoside hydrolase family 3 C-terminal domain-containing protein → MVNLVYNQEKIDRYKARAKSLVEQMTLQEKVHQMLHSAPAIPRLGVKAYNWWNEALHGVARAGVATVFPQAIGLAATFDEELLEEVADAIATEARGKFNMQQAYGDTDIYKGLTFWAPNINIFRDPRWGRGHETYGEDPHLTARLGVRFIQGLQGHDEDYLKLAACAKHFAVHSGPEGLRHRFNAVVSVQDLHETYLPAFQACVQEARVEAVMGAYNRTNGEPCCGSSLLLEQILRGEWQFDGHVVSDCWAIRDFHEHHQITANAVESVALAVSRGCDLNCGSLFLFLLDAVKEGLVTEEQIDLAVTRLFTTRMKLGLFDQPEQVAFNSISYNEVDTPRMQALNRKAARSGLVLLKNENGLLPLSKDGLRTIGVIGPNANNRRALVGNYEGTASRYITVLEGIQDYAGEAARVLYSEGCDLYKGGVSGLSTGNDRISEVKAVCAESDIVVVCLGLDAGLEGEEGDTGNQFASGDKPDLRFPGIQEEVLKTAYASGKPVVLVVLSGSALDLSWADGHIPAIMQGWYPGSQGGRAIAEALFGEFSPEGKLPVTFYRSTEELPEFTDYSMKNRTYRYMTSEALYPFGYGLSYTHFALDSIELDTERITSQGVQVTATLRNCGDLAGGETLQLYVKAERDGAPNPQLKVFRKIYLEPGEKMEVMLHLPVAAFALCDEEGVRRIQRGTYTVYIGTSQPDQRSRTLTCRQPAAFTLTAGDELEIK, encoded by the coding sequence ATGGTCAATCTTGTATACAACCAGGAAAAAATCGATCGCTACAAGGCACGCGCCAAAAGTCTTGTTGAGCAGATGACCCTGCAGGAAAAGGTGCATCAAATGCTGCACTCCGCCCCGGCCATCCCGCGCCTTGGCGTTAAAGCCTACAACTGGTGGAACGAAGCATTGCACGGGGTGGCCAGGGCCGGCGTGGCAACGGTATTTCCGCAAGCCATTGGACTTGCTGCCACGTTCGATGAAGAGCTGCTCGAGGAAGTGGCCGATGCGATCGCAACGGAGGCAAGAGGCAAATTCAACATGCAGCAGGCGTATGGCGATACGGATATTTACAAAGGCCTGACTTTCTGGGCCCCGAACATCAATATCTTCCGCGACCCGAGGTGGGGGCGGGGGCATGAAACTTATGGGGAGGACCCTCATCTGACCGCGAGACTGGGCGTCCGTTTTATTCAGGGCTTGCAGGGACATGACGAGGATTATCTCAAACTCGCCGCCTGCGCCAAGCATTTTGCTGTCCACTCGGGGCCGGAGGGTCTTCGTCACCGCTTTAACGCGGTCGTCTCCGTTCAGGATTTACATGAGACGTATCTGCCGGCTTTTCAGGCTTGCGTTCAAGAAGCCAGGGTCGAAGCGGTAATGGGCGCCTACAACCGGACTAATGGAGAACCCTGCTGTGGAAGCAGTCTCTTGCTTGAACAGATCCTGCGCGGCGAATGGCAGTTTGACGGACATGTTGTTTCGGACTGCTGGGCCATCCGGGATTTTCATGAGCACCATCAAATAACGGCGAACGCCGTTGAATCGGTTGCTTTGGCGGTAAGCCGGGGTTGTGATCTGAATTGCGGCAGCCTGTTTCTGTTTTTGCTGGACGCGGTCAAGGAAGGGCTCGTCACCGAAGAACAGATCGACCTTGCCGTAACCCGGCTGTTTACGACAAGGATGAAGCTCGGCCTGTTTGATCAACCGGAGCAGGTAGCGTTTAACTCGATCAGCTATAACGAAGTGGATACTCCCAGGATGCAGGCATTAAACCGCAAGGCCGCCCGTTCGGGCCTGGTGCTCCTTAAGAACGAGAACGGTTTGCTGCCGCTAAGTAAAGACGGGCTCCGCACGATCGGTGTCATTGGCCCCAATGCTAATAACCGCCGGGCCTTGGTTGGCAATTACGAAGGGACCGCGTCCCGCTATATCACGGTTTTGGAAGGCATCCAGGATTATGCCGGCGAAGCTGCCCGTGTCTTGTATTCCGAAGGCTGCGATTTGTATAAAGGCGGGGTCAGCGGGCTCAGTACCGGGAATGACAGGATCTCTGAAGTTAAGGCTGTATGTGCGGAAAGCGACATTGTAGTCGTTTGCCTGGGCCTGGATGCAGGGCTGGAAGGGGAAGAAGGAGATACCGGGAATCAGTTCGCCAGCGGCGATAAGCCGGATTTAAGGTTCCCCGGGATCCAGGAGGAAGTGCTGAAAACTGCTTATGCCAGCGGCAAGCCAGTGGTGCTGGTCGTACTTTCGGGGAGCGCACTCGATCTGAGCTGGGCAGATGGGCACATACCGGCAATTATGCAGGGCTGGTATCCGGGCTCTCAAGGGGGGCGGGCCATCGCGGAGGCATTGTTCGGTGAATTCTCTCCGGAGGGCAAGCTGCCGGTGACGTTTTACAGGTCGACAGAGGAGCTTCCCGAATTCACAGATTATTCGATGAAAAACCGGACGTACCGCTATATGACCAGTGAGGCACTATATCCGTTCGGTTATGGGCTATCCTATACCCATTTCGCCTTGGACAGTATAGAACTGGATACGGAGCGGATCACATCCCAAGGCGTTCAGGTTACCGCCACACTGCGAAACTGCGGAGACCTGGCGGGGGGAGAAACGCTGCAGTTATACGTCAAGGCCGAGCGGGACGGAGCGCCCAATCCGCAGCTTAAGGTATTCCGGAAAATTTACCTGGAGCCGGGTGAGAAGATGGAAGTAATGCTGCATCTTCCGGTTGCCGCTTTCGCATTATGCGATGAGGAAGGCGTGAGAAGAATTCAGCGGGGAACTTATACCGTTTACATAGGCACCTCTCAGCCAGACCAGCGAAGCCGCACACTGACATGCAGGCAACCTGCGGCATTCACGCTTACTGCCGGTGACGAGCTTGAAATCAAATAA
- a CDS encoding ABC transporter permease subunit, protein MAASNKAADASPLLSHVRKEWKLYSFLIIPVLYFLLFKYVPMLGNIIAFRKYRGGPNLMGTEWVGLQYFEMFMKDPTFWRAFRNNLFLSVVYLIIRFPTTLIFALLLNELVRIRVKKLVQTISYLPHFISVVIVVGMVKEMVSLNGPINALLANLGFEKIMFISLPQWFSTLYVSSGIWQGLGWGTILYLAAMTGINTELYEAAKIDGASRFRLAWHVTIPGILPTIMTLLILDVGSILGSNFEKILLMYNPLTYQTADVISTYVYRMGITGGNFSYATAVGLFEGVIGLILVTTANQISKKTTQSSLW, encoded by the coding sequence ATGGCAGCCAGCAACAAGGCAGCAGACGCAAGCCCGCTGCTCTCGCACGTCAGAAAAGAGTGGAAACTGTATTCGTTTTTGATCATCCCCGTGCTTTATTTTCTCTTGTTCAAATATGTACCGATGCTCGGGAATATCATCGCTTTCCGCAAATACAGGGGCGGTCCCAATTTGATGGGTACCGAGTGGGTCGGACTGCAGTATTTCGAAATGTTTATGAAGGATCCGACTTTTTGGCGGGCGTTCAGAAACAATCTGTTCCTAAGTGTGGTTTATCTGATTATCCGCTTTCCGACCACACTTATTTTTGCCTTGCTGCTAAACGAATTGGTGCGGATAAGGGTGAAAAAGTTAGTGCAGACCATTTCGTATCTGCCGCATTTTATTTCCGTCGTTATCGTCGTCGGGATGGTTAAAGAAATGGTTTCGTTAAACGGGCCGATCAACGCACTGCTGGCAAATCTGGGCTTTGAAAAAATTATGTTCATTTCCTTGCCGCAATGGTTCTCGACACTTTATGTCTCCTCCGGGATATGGCAAGGGCTTGGCTGGGGCACGATTCTATATTTGGCGGCCATGACCGGAATTAATACGGAGCTGTATGAAGCGGCAAAAATCGATGGTGCAAGCCGCTTCCGGCTGGCTTGGCATGTAACGATTCCGGGCATTCTGCCAACGATCATGACCCTGTTGATCCTGGATGTCGGCAGTATCCTCGGATCGAATTTCGAGAAAATTCTGCTGATGTACAATCCGCTGACTTATCAAACTGCGGATGTTATTTCAACCTACGTGTACCGCATGGGTATCACCGGCGGGAACTTCAGTTATGCCACCGCCGTCGGGTTGTTTGAAGGCGTCATCGGTCTGATCCTGGTAACGACCGCGAACCAGATTTCCAAGAAAACAACGCAATCAAGCTTGTGGTAA
- a CDS encoding carbohydrate ABC transporter permease has product MALVVFITLYPFVYLVAQSFSSEAAVYAGKVSFYPVGFTTKTYEILLSKPDFFRYYGNTILYSVVGTAISVAATAVLAYPLSKEKLRMNKFFIPFVLFTMYFGGGLIPNYILVAKTLAMRDTIWAIIIPGAISAFNVILMKTFFSSLPPELEEAAKVDGLDVYGIFWRITLPLSKPILATIVLFVIVGIWNNWFGPSLYLQTKEKWPIALYLKQVIDSAVSPTEMGATSEQATQIAATVKSAAMVLTSLPIICVYPFVQKYFVQGMMIGSVKG; this is encoded by the coding sequence ATGGCTCTGGTTGTGTTCATAACCCTGTATCCGTTTGTATATCTGGTCGCCCAGTCCTTTAGCTCGGAGGCAGCTGTATATGCAGGCAAGGTCAGTTTTTATCCGGTGGGATTTACAACCAAAACCTATGAGATCCTTTTGAGTAAACCGGATTTCTTCCGGTATTACGGCAATACCATTTTGTATTCCGTGGTGGGTACGGCGATTTCGGTTGCCGCAACGGCGGTGCTGGCCTACCCGTTGTCCAAAGAGAAGCTTCGTATGAATAAGTTTTTTATCCCCTTCGTGCTCTTTACGATGTACTTCGGCGGCGGACTCATTCCGAACTATATTTTGGTGGCCAAAACTTTGGCAATGCGGGACACGATCTGGGCGATCATTATTCCCGGTGCGATCAGCGCCTTTAATGTCATCCTGATGAAGACCTTTTTCTCCAGCCTGCCGCCCGAGCTTGAAGAGGCGGCCAAGGTAGACGGACTGGATGTGTATGGCATCTTTTGGCGGATCACTTTGCCGCTCTCCAAACCGATTTTAGCCACAATCGTTTTGTTTGTCATCGTGGGGATCTGGAATAACTGGTTTGGTCCTTCGCTCTATCTGCAAACGAAGGAGAAGTGGCCGATCGCCTTGTACCTCAAGCAGGTTATCGACAGCGCGGTCAGTCCGACCGAAATGGGTGCTACCTCCGAGCAGGCAACGCAAATAGCGGCGACTGTAAAGTCTGCTGCAATGGTACTTACCTCTCTGCCGATCATTTGCGTCTATCCGTTTGTGCAGAAATATTTTGTCCAAGGTATGATGATTGGTTCTGTCAAAGGGTAA
- a CDS encoding sugar ABC transporter substrate-binding protein, producing the protein MERNNFQKWSGVMLSAVMVLGLAACSGSNGNNNASKTPAPANTEVKGNQTEEKTLDYSFGENQTFHSSEPVTYSMMYSDHENYPYSKDWRFWSAVQERTNVNFDLAITARTEYENQKSLLVNSGDAPYIIPKTYEESAFVAGGQIVPVSDWIQYMPNYLKAVKDWGLEEDLKAKLQADGKYYVLPGLWEVAGGGYSYIIRKDIFEAAGIDVEAEEGNWTYEDFYAALKKVKEYTKKDYVFSDEFKGDSTLNIAGVAYGVTAGWGKANGMKFDHDKNQFYFADASDDFKSYVTYFNKLINEKIMDPESFTQEDDAAQAKFFKGDSFVINGNYQLLADFQTKMQDPNAELYMIVQPGGPKGMLQMETSRLENGVMISQNALDDLGEEEFIKMLRLVDWLWYSDEGHTLSLWGVEGETYTKDASGNFVLDPDITYNGMNVDTATKKLNADFGFGNGMFAYGGSAKLKLSKMTEGERDYNDRIFATREPRKIDPPIMANPDQSEQMNLIQTPLMDYVSTMTLKFVTGQESLANWDVYVAAVKANGSERYEQMANEVFESTKSLLGY; encoded by the coding sequence ATGGAAAGAAATAACTTTCAAAAATGGTCCGGGGTCATGTTATCGGCAGTGATGGTATTGGGGCTCGCGGCTTGCTCGGGTTCAAACGGAAACAACAACGCGAGTAAAACTCCGGCGCCGGCGAACACCGAGGTGAAGGGCAACCAAACGGAAGAGAAGACTTTGGACTACAGCTTTGGGGAGAATCAGACCTTCCACTCGAGCGAACCGGTCACCTATTCAATGATGTACAGCGACCACGAAAACTACCCGTACAGCAAAGACTGGAGATTCTGGAGTGCGGTTCAGGAAAGAACAAATGTTAACTTCGATTTGGCCATCACAGCCAGAACGGAATACGAAAACCAGAAATCGCTGCTCGTTAACAGCGGTGACGCTCCTTACATCATTCCGAAGACGTATGAAGAGTCGGCTTTCGTCGCCGGCGGTCAAATCGTGCCGGTCAGCGACTGGATACAGTATATGCCGAATTATTTGAAAGCGGTTAAAGATTGGGGCTTGGAAGAAGATTTGAAAGCCAAGCTGCAGGCGGATGGCAAATATTATGTGCTTCCTGGTCTTTGGGAGGTTGCCGGGGGCGGATATTCCTATATCATCCGCAAGGACATTTTCGAGGCGGCGGGCATTGACGTTGAGGCCGAGGAAGGAAATTGGACATACGAAGATTTCTATGCAGCGCTTAAGAAAGTCAAGGAGTATACCAAAAAAGACTATGTGTTCTCCGATGAATTCAAAGGCGACTCCACGCTGAATATTGCCGGGGTGGCTTACGGCGTAACCGCAGGTTGGGGTAAGGCAAACGGAATGAAGTTTGACCACGATAAAAATCAGTTTTATTTTGCCGATGCATCGGATGACTTCAAATCTTATGTCACTTATTTCAATAAGCTGATTAACGAAAAGATCATGGACCCGGAATCGTTCACCCAGGAGGATGACGCGGCCCAAGCCAAGTTCTTTAAAGGCGACAGCTTCGTGATTAACGGCAACTATCAGCTGCTGGCTGATTTCCAGACGAAGATGCAGGACCCTAATGCCGAACTCTACATGATTGTACAACCAGGCGGTCCTAAAGGAATGCTGCAAATGGAAACATCCCGCCTTGAGAACGGGGTTATGATCAGTCAAAACGCACTGGACGATTTAGGTGAAGAGGAATTTATCAAAATGCTGCGTCTGGTCGACTGGCTGTGGTACTCTGATGAAGGACATACGCTCAGCTTATGGGGCGTGGAAGGGGAAACCTACACCAAGGATGCAAGCGGCAACTTTGTGCTCGATCCCGATATTACGTATAACGGCATGAACGTCGATACGGCAACGAAAAAACTGAACGCCGATTTTGGTTTCGGCAATGGCATGTTTGCCTATGGCGGTTCCGCTAAGCTCAAGCTGTCCAAAATGACAGAAGGGGAACGGGACTACAACGACCGGATCTTCGCCACGCGTGAGCCGCGGAAGATTGATCCGCCAATCATGGCGAATCCCGACCAGAGTGAACAGATGAACCTGATCCAAACCCCGCTGATGGACTATGTCAGCACGATGACTTTGAAATTTGTTACCGGCCAGGAGAGCCTTGCGAACTGGGATGTCTATGTTGCAGCTGTGAAAGCAAACGGCAGTGAGCGTTATGAACAAATGGCCAACGAAGTGTTTGAAAGTACAAAAAGTCTGCTGGGATATTAA
- a CDS encoding glycoside hydrolase family 2 TIM barrel-domain containing protein, with protein sequence MSRSKCFNNDWLFSKHPLHTDFESVITGKADWKSVTVPHDWLIGDSYHLYEDGDGWYRKAFVLPEQAPGTRLTLRFEGVYMDSAFYVNGHAAGVWKYGYSTFEIDITPFAKAGTNEIYVHVVHQSPNSRWYTGAGIYRSVWLKSYPDTHMAADGIYISTSHDNETWFVEASTEIVIGEQRRGASTSDLKLRYHVIDNDGKSVAVTEAALSGAKKNGSLMCAGTRIPIEKPELWDISRPYCYTLTVELIDGDAVIEAETQSFGFRMIKFDSRQGFFLNGRHVKLQGVCQHHDLGALGAAVNKTALRRQLVLLQEMGVNAIRTAHNMPAVELMELADELGLLIVSEAFDMWERSKTPYDYARFYPQWWKRDIASWVRRDRNRPSLIMWSIGNEIYDTHADSRGQELTRELMDEVLLHDPQRNAFVTIGSNFMPWENAQKCADIVKVAGYNYAEKYYGQHHEEHPDWIIYGSETCSTVQSRGVYHFPLAQSVLADDDQQCSSLGNSSTSWGAKSTEACITADRDASFSLGQFIWTGFDYIGEPTPYHTKNSYFGQLDTAGFPKDSYYIYQAEWTDYRTHPMIHIFPHWDFSPGQLIDVRVCSNAPRIELFLNDVSQGSVNIDHVNGHKLLGEWQLPYAEGVLRAVAYGEQGNVIATEQISSFGNAASLVLTPDKREMTADGTGLIFVTVSTLDQSGRPVANANNRIHLSVDGPGRLIGLDNGDSTDYDSYKGVSRRLFSGKLLAVIAGTLEAGTITLRAASAGVAAAEVQLQSVLPAPGTVPEDGLYLYAHNPQEADASAAGMPQPGEADDIPVRKLEIICPEGNVLTPGQPSLPVRVKLHPPDASWREVEWRITNAAGIDTNIAAMETDGHEAVITGLGDGDVYIRCGTANGADSIRLYSQMELKLTGFGRACLNPYEFVSSGYHSSRSTNLTNGNERGVATAREGESRICFERIDFGEYGADEIILPIFSLDDLEFPIEIWEGIPGDSTAALLTTVTYQKPSIWNVYQEACYRLPKRLTGITSLSFVLRKKIHLKGFSFVRKQKAFERLDAIANNAVYGDSFTVTGDAIEGIGNNVSLVYTGMDFGGAECSRIVICGRSALAGNTLQILFGGPDGESKQLIEFAGSGSYTEREFVLEPPVSGSRTVTFLFLPGSRFDFKWFRFLPSV encoded by the coding sequence ATGAGCCGGAGCAAATGTTTCAATAACGATTGGCTGTTTTCTAAACATCCTCTTCACACGGACTTCGAGTCTGTAATAACCGGCAAGGCTGACTGGAAATCCGTAACTGTTCCCCATGATTGGCTGATTGGTGATTCATATCACCTTTACGAGGACGGAGATGGCTGGTACCGCAAAGCTTTTGTTCTGCCTGAGCAAGCTCCTGGAACCCGGTTAACCTTACGTTTCGAAGGGGTATACATGGATTCGGCGTTCTATGTAAATGGCCATGCCGCGGGCGTCTGGAAATACGGTTATTCGACCTTTGAAATCGATATTACTCCATTCGCGAAAGCGGGGACTAATGAAATTTATGTCCATGTCGTTCATCAGTCTCCCAATTCCCGTTGGTACACCGGCGCCGGGATATACCGGTCTGTGTGGTTAAAGTCATATCCCGATACCCATATGGCAGCAGACGGGATCTATATTTCGACCTCACATGACAACGAAACCTGGTTTGTGGAGGCTAGCACAGAAATAGTAATAGGAGAACAAAGACGCGGGGCTTCAACCTCAGACCTGAAGCTGCGCTATCACGTAATTGATAACGACGGCAAATCCGTGGCTGTGACCGAGGCTGCTTTATCCGGCGCCAAGAAGAACGGTTCATTAATGTGTGCAGGCACCCGGATTCCTATAGAAAAGCCTGAATTATGGGATATCAGCCGGCCTTACTGCTACACACTTACAGTGGAGCTGATAGATGGTGATGCGGTTATCGAAGCAGAAACACAAAGCTTTGGATTCCGTATGATCAAGTTCGACAGCCGGCAAGGATTCTTCTTGAACGGAAGGCATGTTAAGCTCCAGGGTGTCTGCCAGCATCATGACCTTGGCGCGCTTGGTGCTGCTGTGAACAAGACGGCTCTGCGCCGTCAGCTGGTCCTGCTGCAGGAGATGGGTGTGAATGCCATCCGTACCGCGCATAATATGCCTGCTGTAGAGCTGATGGAGCTGGCGGATGAGCTGGGGCTGCTCATCGTCTCGGAAGCCTTCGATATGTGGGAGCGCAGCAAGACACCTTATGATTATGCCCGGTTCTATCCGCAGTGGTGGAAGCGGGATATTGCCAGCTGGGTAAGGCGGGATCGCAACCGGCCGAGTCTCATCATGTGGAGCATCGGCAACGAGATTTATGACACGCATGCTGACAGCCGCGGCCAGGAGCTGACCCGGGAGCTGATGGACGAAGTGCTGCTCCATGATCCGCAGCGCAATGCCTTCGTGACGATCGGCTCCAACTTTATGCCTTGGGAGAATGCACAGAAATGTGCCGATATCGTCAAGGTGGCGGGCTATAACTATGCTGAGAAATATTACGGGCAGCACCATGAGGAGCACCCGGACTGGATTATTTACGGCAGTGAGACCTGCTCGACAGTGCAGAGCCGGGGAGTCTACCACTTCCCGCTGGCTCAATCTGTTCTGGCTGATGATGATCAGCAATGCTCTTCTCTGGGGAACAGTTCTACCAGCTGGGGCGCCAAAAGCACGGAGGCCTGCATCACCGCAGACCGGGATGCCTCCTTCTCGCTGGGACAGTTTATCTGGACGGGCTTTGACTATATCGGGGAGCCGACTCCCTACCATACCAAGAACTCTTATTTCGGACAGCTGGACACCGCAGGCTTTCCCAAGGATTCCTATTACATTTATCAGGCAGAATGGACAGATTACCGTACGCATCCGATGATTCATATCTTCCCTCACTGGGACTTCTCGCCGGGTCAGCTGATTGATGTGCGGGTCTGCTCGAATGCTCCGCGCATCGAGCTGTTCTTGAATGATGTCTCGCAGGGCAGCGTGAATATCGATCATGTGAACGGACATAAGCTGCTTGGAGAATGGCAGCTGCCTTATGCAGAGGGGGTTCTGCGTGCAGTTGCTTATGGTGAGCAGGGGAATGTAATTGCTACGGAGCAGATTTCCTCCTTCGGGAATGCAGCTTCGCTGGTGCTAACCCCTGACAAGCGGGAAATGACCGCAGACGGTACGGGCCTTATTTTCGTAACGGTCAGCACACTAGATCAGTCCGGGCGTCCGGTAGCCAATGCCAATAACCGGATTCACCTGAGCGTGGACGGCCCGGGCAGGCTGATCGGTTTGGATAACGGGGACAGCACGGACTATGATTCCTACAAAGGCGTAAGCCGCCGCCTGTTCAGCGGTAAGCTGCTGGCGGTGATTGCCGGTACACTGGAAGCCGGGACGATTACGCTGCGTGCGGCTTCAGCGGGGGTAGCTGCTGCCGAGGTTCAACTGCAGTCCGTTCTTCCGGCTCCGGGAACCGTACCTGAAGACGGACTATACCTGTATGCGCATAATCCGCAGGAAGCAGATGCTTCCGCCGCCGGAATGCCGCAGCCGGGGGAAGCGGACGATATCCCGGTCCGGAAGCTGGAGATCATCTGCCCGGAAGGCAATGTTCTGACGCCCGGGCAGCCGTCACTTCCGGTCCGGGTGAAGCTGCATCCGCCGGATGCCTCCTGGCGGGAGGTGGAGTGGCGCATTACCAATGCAGCCGGAATCGATACGAATATTGCTGCAATGGAGACGGACGGCCATGAAGCAGTTATCACAGGCCTGGGAGACGGGGATGTGTATATCCGCTGCGGCACAGCCAACGGAGCAGACAGCATCCGGCTCTATTCACAGATGGAATTGAAGCTTACAGGCTTCGGCCGGGCTTGTCTGAATCCGTATGAATTTGTATCTTCCGGGTATCACAGCAGCCGCAGCACGAATCTCACTAACGGCAACGAACGGGGGGTCGCAACAGCCCGGGAAGGGGAGAGCCGGATCTGCTTTGAGCGGATTGACTTCGGGGAGTACGGAGCGGATGAAATCATCCTGCCAATATTCTCGTTGGATGACCTTGAATTCCCCATAGAAATATGGGAAGGCATTCCGGGGGATAGCACGGCAGCGCTGCTCACCACCGTCACGTACCAGAAGCCTTCCATCTGGAATGTGTATCAGGAGGCGTGTTATAGGCTGCCTAAGCGTTTGACCGGCATAACTTCCCTGTCCTTCGTCCTGCGGAAGAAAATCCATCTGAAAGGCTTCTCGTTTGTCCGCAAGCAAAAAGCGTTCGAGCGTCTTGACGCAATAGCTAATAACGCGGTTTACGGGGATTCCTTCACTGTGACCGGGGATGCCATTGAGGGGATCGGCAATAATGTTTCGCTGGTTTATACAGGAATGGACTTTGGCGGGGCGGAATGCTCAAGGATTGTAATCTGCGGGCGCTCCGCACTCGCAGGCAACACGCTGCAGATTCTTTTCGGCGGTCCTGATGGTGAATCCAAACAGCTGATTGAATTCGCCGGAAGCGGCAGTTACACGGAACGTGAATTCGTTCTGGAGCCGCCGGTAAGCGGCAGCCGGACAGTCACTTTCCTGTTCCTGCCAGGCAGCCGGTTTGACTTCAAGTGGTTCCGGTTCCTGCCGTCCGTGTAG